The proteins below are encoded in one region of Phyllopteryx taeniolatus isolate TA_2022b chromosome 11, UOR_Ptae_1.2, whole genome shotgun sequence:
- the slc18a3a gene encoding probable vesicular acetylcholine transporter-A yields the protein MEPEASAGPEAPNLAQTAASKLSQMGDRSKRLGSAMREPARQRRIILVIVCVVLLLDNMLYMVIVPIVPDYLEGLQESAERAQVSPPPAGNDTRRREPAGANFDLQIGVLFASKAVVQLLVNPLSGTFIDRVGYDIPLVIGLSIMFLSTLVFALAENYATLLVARGMQGIGSAFADTSGIALIADRYPEEAERSRSLGIALAFISFGSLAAPPFGGILYQFAGKRVPFLILAAVCLADGALCLAVLKPFSQRERANMPVGTPIWRLMTDPYIAVVAGALTICNIPLAFLEPTIAKWMEDTMHSSQWQMGMTWFPAFFPHVLGVFLTVKLAAKYPHLQWFYGAVGMVLIGASSCTVPACKNFGELMVPLCGICFGIAFVDTALLPTLAFLVDVRHVSVYGSVYAIADISYCVAYATGPVVAGKIVHDLGFAQLNLAMGLANVLYAPALLLLKNVARMRPSYSERNMLLEDGAAGLYDAVKMEQKQKKRKGPCAAADRDGIETFAGRSFSQEESSGGEGA from the coding sequence ATGGAGCCGGAGGCGAGCGCGGGGCCAGAAGCCCCCAATTTGGCGCAGACGGCCGCCTCCAAACTCAGCCAGATGGGCGACAGGAGCAAGCGGCTGGGCAGCGCCATGCGGGAGCCGGCTCGGCAGAGGCGCATCATCCTGGTCATCGTGTGCGTGGTTCTGCTCCTGGACAACATGCTCTACATGGTCATCGTGCCCATCGTCCCGGACTACCTGGAGGGGCTGCAGGAGTCGGCGGAGCGCGCGCAAGTCTCGCCCCCTCCCGCCGGCAACGACACGCGGCGGCGAGAGCCCGCCGGGGCCAACTTCGACTTGCAGATCGGAGTGCTGTTCGCCTCCAAAGCCGTCGTGCAGCTGCTGGTCAACCCGCTGAGCGGCACCTTCATCGACCGGGTGGGCTACGACATCCCGCTGGTGATCGGCCTGAGCATCATGTTCCTGTCCACGCTGGTGTTCGCCTTGGCGGAGAACTACGCGACGCTGCTGGTGGCGCGCGGCATGCAGGGCATCGGCTCGGCCTTCGCCGACACGTCGGGCATCGCGCTCATCGCCGACCGCTACCCGGAGGAGGCCGAGCGCAGCCGCTCGCTGGGCATCGCGCTGGCCTTCATCTCCTTCGGGAGTCTGGCGGCGCCCCCCTTCGGCGGGATCTTGTACCAGTTCGCCGGCAAGCGGGTGCCCTTCCTCATCCTGGCCGCCGTGTGCCTGGCCGACGGGGCCCTGTGCCTGGCGGTGCTCAAGCCCTTCTCCCAGCGCGAGCGGGCCAACATGCCGGTGGGCACGCCCATCTGGCGGCTCATGACCGACCCGTACATCGCGGTGGTGGCCGGGGCGCTGACCATCTGCAACATCCCGCTGGCCTTCCTGGAGCCCACCATCGCCAAGTGGATGGAGGACACCATGCACTCCAGCCAGTGGCAGATGGGCATGACGTGGTTCCCCGCCTTCTTCCCGCACGTGCTGGGGGTCTTCCTGACGGTCAAGCTGGCCGCCAAGTACCCGCACCTGCAGTGGTTCTACGGGGCCGTGGGCATGGTGCTGATCGGGGCCAGCTCGTGCACGGTGCCGGCGTGCAAGAACTTCGGCGAGCTCATGGTGCCGCTGTGCGGGATCTGCTTCGGCATCGCCTTCGTGGACACGGCGCTGCTGCCCACGCTGGCCTTCCTGGTGGACGTGCGCCACGTGTCCGTCTACGGCAGCGTGTACGCCATCGCGGACATCTCCTACTGCGTGGCCTACGCCACGGGGCCCGTGGTGGCCGGCAAGATCGTGCACGACCTGGGCTTCGCGCAGCTCAACCTGGCCATGGGCCTGGCCAACGTGCTGTACGCGCCCGCGCTGCTGCTGCTCAAGAACGTGGCCCGCATGAGGCCGTCGTACTCGGAGAGGAACATGCTGCTGGAGGACGGCGCCGCGGGACTCTACGACGCCGTCAAGATGGagcagaagcagaagaagaggaAAGGCCCGTGCGCCGCCGCGGACCGCGACGGCATCGAGACCTTCGCGGGCCGCTCCTTCTCCCAGGAGGAATCCTCGGGTGGCGAGGGCGCCTGA